A genomic window from Pelagicoccus enzymogenes includes:
- a CDS encoding shikimate 5-dehydrogenase: MTAYINKDTQVCMSLAARPGNTGTRLHNYLYRELGLNYVYKAFTTEDLAAAIGGIRAFGIRGCAISMPFKEDCIPMLDELDPSATGIQSVNTIVNTAGQLKGYNTDYTAVFSLLKSHNVPNDLTFALRGSGGMAKAVACALRDAGFQNGAVVARNPEKGPSLAQQYGFKWKPNLEENDEPNLLINVTPIGMEGGSSAEDLAFPETIVRSAKFVFDVVALPSETPLIKLARSQGKSVITGAEVMTLQAIEQFVLYTGIRPAAELIAQASKFAREDPT; encoded by the coding sequence ATGACCGCCTACATCAACAAAGACACCCAAGTCTGCATGTCATTAGCAGCCCGTCCCGGCAACACAGGGACACGGTTGCACAACTACCTCTATCGCGAGCTCGGCCTCAACTACGTTTACAAGGCCTTCACCACCGAAGACCTCGCCGCAGCGATCGGAGGCATACGAGCCTTTGGCATTCGTGGCTGCGCCATTTCCATGCCCTTCAAGGAGGACTGCATCCCCATGCTCGACGAACTGGATCCCTCCGCTACCGGTATACAGTCGGTCAATACGATCGTAAATACAGCCGGCCAGCTCAAAGGCTACAACACCGACTACACGGCCGTCTTCTCCCTTCTGAAATCGCACAACGTCCCGAACGATTTAACCTTCGCCCTGCGCGGCAGTGGCGGCATGGCCAAAGCAGTGGCTTGCGCCCTGCGCGACGCAGGTTTCCAGAACGGCGCGGTCGTAGCCCGCAACCCCGAGAAAGGTCCGTCCTTGGCCCAGCAATACGGATTCAAGTGGAAGCCAAACCTGGAGGAAAACGACGAGCCCAACTTGCTCATAAACGTCACCCCTATTGGCATGGAGGGCGGTTCCAGCGCTGAAGACTTAGCGTTTCCCGAAACAATCGTACGCTCCGCGAAATTCGTATTCGACGTCGTCGCCCTCCCCTCAGAAACGCCTCTTATCAAACTCGCCCGCTCCCAAGGAAAATCGGTGATAACCGGAGCTGAAGTGATGACCCTACAGGCCATCGAGCAATTCGTGCTCTACACCGGAATACGTCCCGCAGCGGAACTGATAGCCCAAGCCTCCAAGTTCGCGCGAGAGGATCCGACCTAG
- a CDS encoding carbohydrate porin, with translation MKNKLPLAIALLVTTSTTFAENTPWQERDRLSGDWGGARTALADSGIETFAYYTGIFASNVDGGNESDEAYAGGLFFGAKFDLEKKFGWDDTEFAIAGIDRHGRSIDAAVGGQYSVMQVVGGQTTFLYNVTLEKQFMDDQLSLKFGRMSATDDFCGSPFFSYSMNNAVNGQIRAALFDGVMTSYPFAVWGARAKYQINETTYAQIGTFQLSESMWDPKNHGTDFAIRGSDGLSVFTQLNWNPTFNDRPAHFFVGMNNAFFDMDRFDSDQDREEFVRFYANADYQVYSESPDSDNGLTLFATIGYTSHDDVAIVPVQSTFGANYRGLFPGRENDSTLFFATYGGFSDVYSKVESEAGRSEADYEMVIELAHRFQLSPASYFQPDLQYIVKPGGTGDIDNALVLGFQFGGSF, from the coding sequence ATGAAAAATAAACTACCTCTCGCCATCGCCCTGCTCGTCACCACCTCCACCACCTTTGCCGAAAACACCCCTTGGCAGGAACGCGATCGCCTCTCCGGCGACTGGGGCGGCGCCCGCACCGCCCTCGCCGACAGCGGAATCGAAACCTTCGCCTACTACACCGGCATCTTCGCCAGCAACGTGGACGGCGGCAACGAGTCCGACGAAGCCTACGCCGGCGGACTCTTCTTCGGCGCCAAGTTCGACCTCGAGAAGAAGTTCGGCTGGGATGACACCGAATTCGCCATTGCCGGAATCGACCGCCATGGCCGCAGCATCGACGCCGCTGTCGGCGGCCAGTACAGCGTCATGCAAGTGGTCGGCGGACAAACTACCTTCCTCTACAACGTGACTCTCGAGAAGCAATTCATGGACGACCAGCTGTCATTGAAATTCGGGCGCATGAGCGCGACCGACGATTTCTGCGGCTCGCCCTTCTTCAGCTACTCCATGAACAACGCCGTCAACGGCCAGATCCGAGCCGCCCTCTTCGACGGAGTCATGACCTCCTACCCCTTCGCCGTCTGGGGAGCCCGAGCCAAGTACCAGATCAACGAAACCACCTACGCCCAAATCGGAACCTTCCAGCTCTCCGAAAGCATGTGGGATCCCAAGAACCACGGTACCGACTTCGCAATCCGCGGGAGCGACGGACTCTCGGTCTTCACCCAGCTCAACTGGAACCCCACCTTCAACGACCGCCCCGCCCACTTCTTCGTCGGCATGAACAACGCCTTCTTCGACATGGACCGCTTCGATAGCGACCAAGATCGCGAAGAGTTCGTGCGCTTCTACGCCAACGCCGATTACCAAGTGTATTCGGAATCTCCCGACAGCGACAACGGACTCACCCTCTTCGCCACTATTGGCTACACCAGCCACGACGACGTCGCCATCGTCCCCGTCCAATCCACCTTTGGCGCCAACTACCGGGGCCTCTTCCCCGGACGCGAAAACGACAGCACCCTCTTCTTCGCCACCTACGGCGGCTTCAGCGACGTGTATTCAAAAGTCGAATCCGAAGCCGGCCGTTCCGAGGCCGACTACGAAATGGTCATCGAGCTCGCCCACCGCTTCCAGCTCAGCCCTGCCAGCTATTTCCAGCCCGACCTACAGTACATCGTAAAGCCAGGCGGCACCGGCGACATCGACAACGCCCTCGTCCTCGGCTTCCAATTCGGCGGCAGCTTTTAA
- a CDS encoding PTS fructose transporter subunit IIC: MKTITATFASPADEPLTRLAVSALQAESKLRGLQLDIVESSQTTSGEVHLRSNDQDIQTDRPQLIRETGKILDPISPRTQQTNTTLPPRETSAPVAVANKYLIGVTSCPTGIAHTFMAAEALIKGAKAMGYEMKVETRGSVGAKNELTAEDIAKADAVIVAADATVETARFSGKKLLETGTKAAIRDSQGLIKEALALEPSPAQGSGLKQPAKKERTGPYKHLMTGVSHMLPLVVAGGLLIALAFAIGGIYAGDEEGTLGWALMQIGGASAFALFVPVFAGFIAFSIADRPGLTPGLIGGMLASSLGAGFLGGIAAGFLAGYFTRWLNKAIKLPDQLAGLKPVLILPLISSLVVGLAMVYLIGPPVKGLMDGVSAWLNAMQGSSALILGLLLGGMMAFDMGGPINKAAYTFAVGLVATQIYGPMAAVMAAGMVPPLGVALAATLFKNRFSADEQQATKATAVLGIAFITEGAIPYAAADPFRVIPATIAGSATAGAISMAVGSKLMVPHGGIFVLAIPNAITHMLGYLIAIVAGTLVTTTVLFFLKKRRPAANEAAA; encoded by the coding sequence ATGAAAACCATCACAGCCACCTTCGCCTCTCCCGCCGACGAGCCGCTCACCCGCCTCGCCGTCTCCGCCCTCCAAGCGGAAAGCAAGCTCCGCGGCCTGCAGCTCGACATCGTCGAGTCCTCCCAAACCACTAGCGGCGAAGTCCACCTCCGCTCGAACGATCAAGACATCCAGACCGACCGCCCCCAACTCATCCGCGAGACCGGCAAGATTCTCGATCCCATTTCACCGCGTACCCAACAAACAAATACGACTCTCCCACCTCGCGAAACATCCGCCCCCGTCGCGGTCGCCAACAAATACCTCATCGGCGTCACCTCCTGCCCTACGGGCATCGCCCACACCTTCATGGCCGCCGAAGCCCTCATCAAAGGGGCCAAAGCCATGGGCTACGAGATGAAGGTTGAAACCCGAGGCTCGGTCGGCGCCAAGAATGAACTCACCGCCGAAGACATCGCCAAGGCCGATGCCGTCATTGTGGCTGCCGACGCCACTGTCGAGACCGCCCGCTTTTCTGGCAAGAAGCTTCTCGAAACCGGCACCAAAGCCGCCATCCGCGATTCCCAAGGCCTCATAAAAGAAGCCCTCGCCCTCGAGCCCTCGCCCGCCCAAGGCAGCGGTCTCAAGCAACCTGCCAAAAAAGAACGCACCGGTCCCTACAAGCACCTCATGACCGGCGTCTCCCATATGCTTCCGCTTGTAGTGGCTGGCGGACTACTCATCGCCCTCGCCTTCGCCATCGGCGGCATCTACGCCGGAGACGAAGAAGGCACACTCGGCTGGGCCCTCATGCAAATCGGCGGCGCCTCGGCCTTCGCCCTTTTCGTTCCTGTCTTCGCCGGCTTCATCGCTTTCTCCATCGCCGACCGTCCCGGACTCACTCCCGGACTCATCGGCGGCATGCTCGCCTCCAGCCTCGGAGCTGGATTCCTCGGCGGCATCGCCGCAGGCTTCCTCGCCGGCTACTTCACCCGATGGCTCAACAAAGCCATCAAGCTTCCGGACCAACTCGCCGGCCTCAAGCCCGTCCTCATCCTCCCGCTGATTTCCTCCCTCGTCGTCGGACTCGCCATGGTCTACTTGATCGGTCCGCCGGTGAAAGGCCTCATGGATGGCGTCTCCGCCTGGCTCAACGCCATGCAAGGCAGCAGCGCCCTTATCCTTGGCCTCCTCCTCGGCGGCATGATGGCCTTCGACATGGGGGGCCCCATCAACAAAGCCGCCTACACCTTCGCCGTCGGCCTCGTGGCCACCCAAATCTACGGCCCCATGGCCGCCGTCATGGCCGCCGGCATGGTTCCCCCGCTCGGCGTCGCTCTCGCCGCCACCCTCTTCAAAAATCGCTTCAGCGCCGACGAGCAACAAGCCACCAAAGCCACCGCTGTGCTGGGCATCGCCTTCATCACCGAGGGAGCCATTCCCTACGCCGCCGCCGATCCCTTCCGCGTCATTCCCGCAACCATCGCCGGATCCGCCACCGCAGGCGCCATCTCCATGGCCGTCGGCAGCAAGCTGATGGTGCCGCACGGCGGGATCTTCGTCCTAGCGATCCCCAACGCCATCACCCACATGCTCGGCTACCTCATCGCCATCGTAGCCGGTACCCTCGTCACCACTACCGTTCTATTCTTCCTAAAAAAGCGCCGCCCCGCAGCCAACGAAGCCGCCGCATAA